The genomic stretch TGAGCGGTGCCATTATATTGATATTGTAAACAATACTATTAAAGGCAATAGTAAATCCCTGTACCTGCGGACGTCCGGACACATCAATATTTTCAATAATAATTTGATGGCTAACTATAATGACGCTTATGAAGTCTGGAATGATGTAACTGACCTTCAATCTGACCATAATAATATTTATGCCGGTGGCCGCCTGCTATATTATCATTATTTAAGTAAAAATTCTATTGCCGAAATACTGGCGCTCGGAATTGACAGCCACTCCGTTTCGGTGGCCCCACAGTTTGTAAATCCTGATAACCTGAGACCCCTGAGTGATGTAGACTTGAACGGGGCAGGAACACCGTGGCCGGGCATTTCGAGTGATCTCGATGGAAATGTCCGTAATTCATTGCATCCGGATATTGGTGCTTTTGAGTTTGACCTTCCTGATGAGAATATCACCATCACAGGCTACAATTACGAAAGTTCCCACCACCGTTGCGAAGGCTTTTCAGATATAAAGATCAACGTCAGGAATTTCGGGGGCGAAACCATTACTACATTTAAAGTGCAGTGGGAGGTTAATGGTGTCCGCCAGCCCGACTATAGCTGGAACGGCACCTTAAATTCCGGTGATACCGCCCAGGATATTTTAATAGGAAGCCATTACTTTGACAGTGACACGGCATACGACCTTCTTATATGGACGTCCGACCCAAACCAGAAACAGGATGCCGTAACAAAAGGGGATACCCTCTGGATTCCGAATGTCAGGACGAGGATGAGTGGAAACTACACCATTGGGGGTCATCAGCCTCATTATACCTCTTTCACAGCGGCTGTGAATGACCTTGACGAACGAGGAATATGTGGGCCAGTTACCTTTGAGGTGCGCACCGGGTTTTACGAGGACGACTTTACAATCCCCAAAATAGATGGGGCTACGGACACGAGCTGGATAACTTTCAGGGGTGAATCAGAAGATTCAACCGGGGCAGTTCTTTTTTATTCCGGAAATGAGGCCTCGGACGGTGGTGAATACCTGCATTTTGAAAAGCTAACCTTTACCGGGGAACTTCGGTATGCCAGCGGTAACAACCAGATATTGTTGCCGCTCAAATTTGTTAAAAATGTCACAATAAATAACTGTGCATTTATCGGGGACCTGGACGGAATCGCACTTAGTTTAATCGGTAGCCACCAAATAAAGGTAAAGGATTCTTATTTTTATGGTTGTAACGATGGGATAACGGGAAACGTTGATGCGTTTACAATAGATGGTTGCATTTTCGATAACCAACAGCGACAATGCCTCGCATTAAGTACAGCCAATAGCGGCATGGTTACCAATAACCATTTTCGGCCTTTTAGAAATGTTAGTTTTAATAATAAGGCCGTGCAGATAAATGGGAATAAAAACCTGGTGGAAAATAACCAGATGGTTTTTAATGGAATATACGGTTTCCACCTGGCGGGTTCCAGACCGGTTTTTAGAAATAATATCGTGACCGCCATGAATACCGGCCAGACATATTGCTACGGAGGTGGATCAAACTCGGCAAGGATATATAACAATACCATGATATCCTACGGCAATTCAGTCATTTATAAGCATATTGGAGAATATAATGTGAACAATATTTATGTGAACCTGGGAGGTGGGAAAATTTCTGATGAAGCACTTTATTACTTCTATACTAAGCAATCGGACTACAATGTGTACTATACCACAGGCAGCCAACTTTTTCACACGGTTGATTCCTTGCAAGGCCACATAAACGCCAGTCAGCTTGACTCTCACTCGATCCACTATATGCCCGCTTTTATTGGCAATACCGGTTTAATTGATTACGATTCATCACTGGCGAAAGCAGGGGATACCATCAATTTTTACGCTGACATTTTTGGTGCAGAGCGGGATTCTTCCCAACCTGATATCGGGGCGCATCAATTTTCTGCGGACGGTAACTGGGATGCAGGCATTGTGTGGGTAAACAAACCCCATAACGATTGTCATGGCTACCCGGCTATCAAAGTTAAGATCAGGAATTTTGGTATGGATACCCTGAAGTTTGTGAGGGTTTCAGGAAAGGTGAATACTTTAAACCTGCCGGCAAAGACCTACAAGTTGAATTTGCCACCGGGCGATACCACGGGAGAGCTTTTTCTTGCAGAATATTCATTTAGCTACGACACATTATATACGCTTAAGCTGTGGAGCGACTTTGCCTCAGATGCGAACCGCAACAACGACACACTTACTACGCTTCCATTTTATAACCGCATGGCGGGGAGCTATACCATTGGCGGAAAAGATTTTGACTTCCGAGACCTGGTGGAAGCCGCCCACACACTGGAAAGTCTCGGTATATGCGATTCGGTGATCTTTAATATGCGTAACGGTACCTATGAGCAAAACCTGACCATAAACCGCACACCGGGCGCAGGACCCGCTAAACGGGTCATATTCCAGTCGGAGATGAAAGACAGCTCCCTGGTAAACATTATTTTTTCAAATCGCAACCAGACCACGTTGGTATTGAATAATGTTCACTATCTCGAATTTCATCATCTCGGAATATTGAATAATTATTATGGAAATAATCAGGCTTTAAAATTTAACGGGCATTCTAATCATTTTGCAATATATGGATGCTTGGTGGAGGGTGAAATTGAGGTTGCCAGCAATTCAACATTGAGCCACAGCATATTTACAAACAGCAGGTTTTTTAAAGGAGAAATGATGCTTAATGGAATTGATACCAGCGTGTGGTCAGAAAATAACATCATCCGGCATAATACTTTTGAGGACGTGTTAATTTCAATGGATTATCAAAGGGCATTGGTTTTTACAGATAACACCTTGTCTTCCATTGAAATGTCAAGTTTAGGTGATAGTGTATTTATTGAAAGAAATAAAATTCATGGCGGATATCTAAACAACCGGGGATTTATAGGTTACCTACAGTTGGACGGGTCCGTTGCCACGCCCCAATACCCCGTGATCATAACCAACAATTTTATTGGTGGTGCTGATGGAGGTTTGCTAAGATTAGATCGTTCCGATCATGTCAAGATTTACCATAATACCATTTTTAATGGTGACGTCTATCTGAGAGGAACCGGTATTGACTTTCAAAACAATATCGTGGATGCAGGGAACGCGTCAAGGACTCTTTTGGAGACAAGGGCACCTATCACTATTTTTTCTGATTTTAATATCTATTATTCCAGCGATACTTTAAATTTTAAATCAACTGGATCTTTCTCTGGTTCTAAATCCCTGACCACATGGCGATCCATTACCGGATTAGATGCAAACTCCCGGTTTATTAAATCGAATGTGGTGGCTTCGCATCCCAAGGCTATAAATTCCAATGATTTACACATTATCCCCAACAGCCTGGTTCGGTTAACTGTCAACAATTCAATTTCATCAGTAGCTACTGACATTGATGGCAATGCTCGCCCTTTATCCTCTCCACATGCCGGTGCCCATGAGTACCATCCTCAACATAACAATGCCGAGGCAGTATCCGTGGATAGCCCTGGAGTGGCTTGCAGCGGTACGCACGATATATGGGTGACGATCGCCAATCACGGCCTGGATACATTAAAGCAATTGCGCATACAATATGAGGTCAATGACAGTCTGCAGGTTCCCTTTAATTGGCAAGGCGCCCTGGCATCTTCAGACAGCCAGCAAGTGAAAATAGGTTCTGTGGCCATGCGTACCCTGGAGTCCATTTCCGTCAGGGCATGGAGCGAACTGCCCAATAATGCCGTGGACAGCTTTGCAATCTATGATACCACTAAAAAGGTAGTAGTGCCAACTGCTATATCCGGCACCTACACCGTAGGACATGGAGGTGATTTTAATAATCTGATAGCGGCATGTGAGGTCTTGAATTACCGCGGTATTTGTGGCCCTGTGGTTTTAAACGTGCTGCCCGGGAGGTATTATGGCGGGGTTGCTTTGGTGAATGTAAGAGGGACATCACCACAGAATACGATCACCATTCAGTCCATTGACCATGATTCTACTTCGGTAACTTTGGAATATGCCCCAAGCCATTGGCTCAGCAGTGAGAACCATATTTTGAAGATCAGCGGTACCAATTATGTGCGTGTTAAGCATCTCACCTTTGACCCGATTTCTGATCGCTATGCGCAAGTACTGGTGCTTGAGAATTCAGGGCATGATTTAGTATTTCAAGGAAATATTTTTCACGGGAGGGAGGTAGCTGGTAGTCATGATAAAACGGTGACTCAGGAACCATCTAATCAATATTATTTTAGTAATGTAAAATTTCTAGGTAATATGTTTTTAGGAAGTCCTGATCCTTTCAAGGATTTTACCTGCGATAACGCTACGTT from Bacteroidia bacterium encodes the following:
- a CDS encoding NosD domain-containing protein, which gives rise to MSGAYTIGRYAADYENVGTAVADLKSNGVCGPVVFHVEDGVYNGSITIPAINGASNTNTITIEGANGNNSFVTISTTSSATDTFSYIWKLDGASHFILKHLTFARNGSERYCTNVILTNGASNNQFLNNRFLGSMHSKVIGNSPLLLALGGSNNFNILQGNDFENLGEGVRIEGSNLSYDTANVISGNSFYCERTSPVYMIYQHQLVIEGNFFDYKNPLSGYSTLKILYTDGSLIIKDNDASGGGEGLIIMDHLGDSASPSLIANNAIVGNYITFRVERCHYIDIVNNTIKGNSKSLYLRTSGHINIFNNNLMANYNDAYEVWNDVTDLQSDHNNIYAGGRLLYYHYLSKNSIAEILALGIDSHSVSVAPQFVNPDNLRPLSDVDLNGAGTPWPGISSDLDGNVRNSLHPDIGAFEFDLPDENITITGYNYESSHHRCEGFSDIKINVRNFGGETITTFKVQWEVNGVRQPDYSWNGTLNSGDTAQDILIGSHYFDSDTAYDLLIWTSDPNQKQDAVTKGDTLWIPNVRTRMSGNYTIGGHQPHYTSFTAAVNDLDERGICGPVTFEVRTGFYEDDFTIPKIDGATDTSWITFRGESEDSTGAVLFYSGNEASDGGEYLHFEKLTFTGELRYASGNNQILLPLKFVKNVTINNCAFIGDLDGIALSLIGSHQIKVKDSYFYGCNDGITGNVDAFTIDGCIFDNQQRQCLALSTANSGMVTNNHFRPFRNVSFNNKAVQINGNKNLVENNQMVFNGIYGFHLAGSRPVFRNNIVTAMNTGQTYCYGGGSNSARIYNNTMISYGNSVIYKHIGEYNVNNIYVNLGGGKISDEALYYFYTKQSDYNVYYTTGSQLFHTVDSLQGHINASQLDSHSIHYMPAFIGNTGLIDYDSSLAKAGDTINFYADIFGAERDSSQPDIGAHQFSADGNWDAGIVWVNKPHNDCHGYPAIKVKIRNFGMDTLKFVRVSGKVNTLNLPAKTYKLNLPPGDTTGELFLAEYSFSYDTLYTLKLWSDFASDANRNNDTLTTLPFYNRMAGSYTIGGKDFDFRDLVEAAHTLESLGICDSVIFNMRNGTYEQNLTINRTPGAGPAKRVIFQSEMKDSSLVNIIFSNRNQTTLVLNNVHYLEFHHLGILNNYYGNNQALKFNGHSNHFAIYGCLVEGEIEVASNSTLSHSIFTNSRFFKGEMMLNGIDTSVWSENNIIRHNTFEDVLISMDYQRALVFTDNTLSSIEMSSLGDSVFIERNKIHGGYLNNRGFIGYLQLDGSVATPQYPVIITNNFIGGADGGLLRLDRSDHVKIYHNTIFNGDVYLRGTGIDFQNNIVDAGNASRTLLETRAPITIFSDFNIYYSSDTLNFKSTGSFSGSKSLTTWRSITGLDANSRFIKSNVVASHPKAINSNDLHIIPNSLVRLTVNNSISSVATDIDGNARPLSSPHAGAHEYHPQHNNAEAVSVDSPGVACSGTHDIWVTIANHGLDTLKQLRIQYEVNDSLQVPFNWQGALASSDSQQVKIGSVAMRTLESISVRAWSELPNNAVDSFAIYDTTKKVVVPTAISGTYTVGHGGDFNNLIAACEVLNYRGICGPVVLNVLPGRYYGGVALVNVRGTSPQNTITIQSIDHDSTSVTLEYAPSHWLSSENHILKISGTNYVRVKHLTFDPISDRYAQVLVLENSGHDLVFQGNIFHGREVAGSHDKTVTQEPSNQYYFSNVKFLGNMFLGSPDPFKDFTCDNATFSFNKFVNSKANISFRGNNFQFISNTLASGIYLSLSDSFLIKGNFMKGISSHSPPLVIYRSSNGIITNNFLNFELAQIYASTIRVAWSNNIEIIYNTISGTSYDSQSATLFIDTLCSNISFYNNQITEEGSGYVLMDAKVRATGDYNNLYSRGGKYAYVGGQEANSLAELQSFRGTNLNSLSEDPRYLSDSVMIPLNAILQDKGTPSSTVMDDYFGNVRSTSTPDIGAYEYDLEQADGGVTGLYSQHKTPCQGVNTIYARIRNYGVDTLKSLVINWQANDTAQTSVVWTGALAPGLYKDSIVVGFAHATEGLGIEVMAWTSAPNAQRSSQWFAFSGHHCL